From one Nematostella vectensis chromosome 7, jaNemVect1.1, whole genome shotgun sequence genomic stretch:
- the LOC125568285 gene encoding uncharacterized protein LOC125568285: MLDAAGFEQMVVSPTYRKDHTLDLVVVWDGDLSVRGRPEIIAFPNSVSDHSAIICDVDMPKPCASKKILLRRPLRKINLDSWCNDIRDSAIYSSASSDDSDCNVLCDQYNTVLHHFIDKHAPVRTFSVTLRPYSPWYDDSLRLLKRQKRKVERRYVSSRLEIHRQMYVEKCRAYSTALNVAKRNFSKDQISCSNQTQLFRLIDGLFRVKPVPLLPSYESPQALAEDFILFFTTKIQHLKDNLRSSPLLTMEMSVMPAQPQCVASFPEFSAVSVSYIRELLHQSKPKSCILDPVPTSILKQSIDAIAPAITSIVNASLSSGVFPTSLDCGVINPSIKKQSLDREAYPSYRPITNVAFPPKTLVRVAANQTMNYLIPNDLMLIAPSTAQRLLFFASLMTF, encoded by the coding sequence ATGCTCGATGCAGCTGGATTCGAGCAAATGGTAGTAAGCCCTACGTACAGAAAAGACCACACCCTTGACCTAGTTGTTGTGTGGGACGGCGACTTGTCAGTGCGCGGACGTCCTGAAATCATTGCATTCCCTAACTCTGTATCTGACCATAGTGCCATTATTTGTGATGTTGACATGCCAAAGCCATGTGCCTCCAAGAAAATACTGCTTCGGCGTCCGTTACGGAAAATTAACTTGGACTCTTGGTGCAATGACATCAGGGATTCCGCCATCTACAGTTCTGCTTCGAGTGATGACTCTGACTGCAACGTCTTATGTGACCAGTATAACACTGTGCTGCACCACTTCATCGATAAACATGCTCCTGTTCGCACTTTTTCAGTTACACTGCGGCCCTATTCACCTTGGTATGATGATAGTCTTAGGTTATTGAAAAGACAGAAACGCAAAGTAGAACGGAGATACGTTTCATCGAGATTAGAAATCCACCGCCAGATGTACGTAGAGAAGTGTAGAGCTTACAGCACTGCACTGAATGTAGCTAAGCGGAACTTCTCCAAGGATCAAATATCTTGTTCCAATCAAACGCAGTTATTTCGTTTAATTGATGGCCTTTTCAGGGTGAAGCCGGTTCCGTTGCTACCATCATATGAATCACCTCAAGCTCTTGCAGAAGATTTCATCTTATTTTTCACTACCAAGATTCAGCATCTAAAGGACAACCTACGCTCATCGCCCCTGTTAACGATGGAGATGTCAGTGATGCCAGCTCAGCCACAATGTGTGGCGTCATTCCCTGAGTTCTCTGCTGTATCAGTGAGTTATATACGTGAACTTTTACACCAATCCAAGCCTAAATCGTGCATATTAGATCCTGTGCCGACAAgtatactaaaacaatctaTTGACGCTATTGCCCCGGCCATCACTTCCATTGTCAATGCATCTTTGTCATCTGGTGTTTTCCCTACCTCTCTCGATTGTGGAGTGATCAACCCTTCCATCAAGAAGCAGAGTCTTGACCGCGAGGCATATCCAAGCTACCGACCGATTACAAACGTTGCCTTCCCACCAAAAACACTTGTACGTGTCGCTGCTAACCAGACGATGAACTATCTCATCCCCAACGACTTAATGCTTATCGCCCCTTCCACAGCACAgagactgctcttcttcgcgtCTTTAATGACATTCTGA